Proteins from a single region of Aerococcus viridans:
- a CDS encoding M15 family metallopeptidase, protein MNISLFNKAYIAVVLAFILAIGAYDISYSKTNADKETTTNQPTETATTTTATEESASAASSEDGEKAEAHKAELAETITTPVASNAITDEEVSQMAEYSADYADDIQTYSVKDIATNVAAALELDETAALAQLLTDLPKEVDVDSAQNQLVNKLNPLLTEPVMDFAYASSGKPYNATITDAYTALIDGATNAGYTLATISAHRTIAYQAQNVENGFQDYLAQGYSESEARDLTNDYFAPAEASEHSTGLAFDWLGTEWTGIGGSLDEAYADQPSAQWLAENAQDYGFILRYPQGKEQVTGYSFEPWHYRYVGVEAAQYITKYDITLEEFLALVNYQTALTEEGLV, encoded by the coding sequence ATGAATATCAGTCTATTTAACAAGGCCTACATCGCCGTCGTCTTGGCCTTTATTTTAGCCATCGGCGCCTATGATATCAGCTATAGCAAGACCAATGCCGATAAAGAAACGACCACAAACCAGCCAACAGAAACCGCAACCACAACCACAGCCACTGAAGAGAGTGCCTCTGCTGCCTCTTCAGAAGATGGGGAAAAGGCTGAAGCACATAAAGCTGAGTTGGCAGAAACCATTACTACGCCAGTCGCTTCAAATGCGATAACCGATGAAGAAGTCAGTCAAATGGCCGAATATTCAGCCGACTATGCAGATGATATCCAAACTTATTCTGTGAAGGATATTGCAACAAATGTAGCTGCTGCGCTGGAACTGGACGAAACTGCAGCCTTAGCCCAGTTGCTGACAGACCTACCTAAAGAAGTTGATGTAGATTCAGCACAAAATCAATTAGTCAATAAACTTAACCCATTACTTACCGAACCAGTGATGGATTTTGCTTATGCAAGTTCAGGTAAACCCTATAACGCCACAATCACAGATGCTTATACTGCACTAATCGACGGTGCTACAAATGCTGGATATACACTCGCTACTATTTCTGCCCACCGAACAATAGCTTACCAAGCACAAAATGTGGAGAATGGTTTTCAAGATTACTTAGCTCAAGGCTACTCAGAATCAGAAGCGCGTGACCTAACAAATGATTATTTTGCACCAGCAGAAGCCAGTGAACATTCAACTGGACTAGCCTTTGACTGGTTAGGCACTGAATGGACAGGAATAGGTGGCAGTTTAGATGAGGCTTATGCAGACCAACCATCAGCTCAATGGCTCGCAGAAAATGCCCAAGATTATGGCTTTATTTTACGGTACCCACAAGGAAAAGAGCAGGTAACGGGGTATAGCTTTGAGCCATGGCACTACCGTTATGTTGGTGTAGAAGCTGCGCAATATATCACTAAGTATGACATCACATTAGAAGAATTCTTAGCCCTAGTAAACTATCAAACAGCATTAACTGAAGAAGGCTTAGTTTAA
- a CDS encoding diaminopimelate decarboxylase family protein has translation MQNKRPFTSLAKVEEIAAEIPTPFHLYDEAGIRDRCRRLKKAFSWNPNFHEYFAVKATPNPHVLKIMQEEGMGVDCASYTELVLADKVGFSGHDIMFSSNVTPAADFKKAAELGAIINFDDITHIDFFKEHVGEFPETVCIRYNPGGTFEVANGIMDNPGDAKYGMTPEQTRQAFQKLADYGVKNIGIHSFLVSGSTSNEYYPKLARTLFELAVELKDQTDLNITFINLSGGVGVAYKPEETPADIDIIGDGVRQAYEDIMEPAGLGDVAIFTELGRWMLAENGGLVAKVLHEKITYKDYIGLDASASDLLRPAMYGAYHHISVLGKEDETADQTYDVTGGLCENNDKFAIDRQLPKTNIGDYIWIHDAGAHGASMGYQYNAKLRSAEVMLKEDGTFKQIRRPETPEDYFATMDFNF, from the coding sequence ATGCAAAACAAACGTCCATTTACTAGCCTGGCAAAAGTTGAAGAAATTGCTGCTGAAATCCCTACTCCATTCCATTTATACGACGAAGCCGGTATCAGAGACCGCTGTCGTCGTCTGAAAAAAGCTTTCTCTTGGAACCCTAACTTCCATGAATATTTCGCTGTTAAAGCCACACCCAATCCACACGTATTAAAAATTATGCAGGAAGAAGGCATGGGTGTCGACTGTGCATCTTATACAGAACTTGTATTAGCCGACAAAGTTGGTTTTTCAGGTCATGATATCATGTTTTCATCTAACGTAACGCCAGCAGCTGATTTCAAAAAAGCAGCTGAACTTGGTGCGATCATTAACTTTGACGACATCACGCATATCGACTTCTTCAAAGAACACGTAGGCGAATTTCCAGAAACTGTTTGTATCCGTTACAATCCAGGTGGGACATTCGAAGTTGCGAACGGCATCATGGACAACCCTGGTGACGCCAAATACGGTATGACACCAGAACAAACCCGCCAAGCCTTCCAAAAATTAGCAGACTACGGCGTGAAAAACATCGGTATCCACTCATTCTTGGTTTCAGGTTCGACATCAAACGAATACTATCCAAAATTAGCACGTACATTATTTGAATTAGCGGTTGAATTAAAAGACCAAACTGATTTAAATATCACCTTCATCAACCTATCAGGTGGTGTTGGGGTGGCTTACAAACCAGAAGAAACACCTGCAGACATCGACATCATCGGTGACGGTGTGCGCCAGGCATACGAAGACATCATGGAACCAGCTGGCTTAGGTGACGTTGCCATCTTTACTGAATTAGGTCGTTGGATGTTAGCTGAAAACGGTGGTTTAGTAGCCAAAGTCCTACATGAAAAAATCACTTACAAAGACTACATAGGATTAGACGCATCTGCCTCTGACCTATTACGTCCAGCAATGTACGGCGCTTACCACCACATCTCTGTCTTAGGCAAAGAAGACGAAACTGCCGACCAAACATACGATGTAACAGGTGGTCTATGTGAAAATAATGATAAATTCGCTATCGACCGTCAGTTACCAAAAACAAATATTGGCGACTACATCTGGATCCACGATGCCGGAGCCCACGGTGCCTCAATGGGTTACCAATACAACGCCAAATTGCGGTCAGCAGAAGTCATGTTAAAAGAAGACGGCACATTTAAACAAATCCGTCGTCCTGAAACACCAGAAGACTACTTCGCAACTATGGACTTTAATTTCTAA
- a CDS encoding ABC transporter substrate-binding protein, translating into MKRLSLKKGLVALVASLAIFAAGCENAEDNGILDIGILSIMDHNSLNDAEQGFIDGMTELGYEEGIDVVYHRMNAQGQQANLYPMAGQLLKNSELILGIGTPTIQALAVTEEEKPLLFTAVTDPITAGLAASLDGSGRNVTGTSDQMPVEKQVELLMSIKPEVEKVGIIYNTGEVNSQIQAEQAEATIVAAGKTPVIRTVTSTNDVQQALNSVMSEAELLYIPTDNIMAGTASTVGAVSEQYQVPVVAGSIDQVEDGGLATYSLNYYELGRQTAEMAARVIEGEDPSTMSIEQAKELELYVNEDMAEALGIDPGSIQVTE; encoded by the coding sequence ATGAAAAGATTGAGCTTAAAGAAAGGCTTGGTAGCTTTAGTAGCTAGTTTGGCGATTTTTGCGGCTGGCTGTGAGAATGCTGAAGATAATGGCATTTTAGATATCGGTATTTTGTCGATTATGGACCACAATTCCTTAAATGATGCGGAGCAAGGTTTTATTGATGGAATGACTGAACTAGGTTATGAAGAGGGCATTGACGTGGTTTACCACCGGATGAATGCCCAAGGGCAGCAAGCTAATTTGTATCCAATGGCAGGACAATTGTTGAAGAATTCTGAGCTAATTTTGGGTATCGGAACGCCAACTATTCAGGCACTAGCCGTGACGGAAGAGGAGAAACCACTCCTTTTTACAGCTGTGACTGACCCTATAACAGCTGGTTTGGCGGCATCACTAGATGGTTCGGGCCGAAATGTGACGGGAACAAGCGACCAGATGCCGGTTGAGAAGCAAGTTGAGCTATTAATGTCGATTAAACCTGAAGTGGAAAAAGTTGGCATCATTTACAACACAGGTGAGGTCAACTCGCAAATTCAAGCAGAACAAGCTGAAGCAACTATTGTAGCGGCCGGTAAAACGCCAGTCATTCGTACGGTCACCTCAACTAATGATGTACAGCAAGCTTTGAACTCTGTCATGTCAGAAGCGGAATTGCTATATATTCCAACAGATAATATCATGGCAGGGACAGCGTCAACGGTGGGTGCGGTTTCTGAACAGTACCAAGTACCGGTTGTTGCTGGATCAATTGACCAAGTGGAAGATGGTGGACTAGCGACTTATTCATTAAACTACTACGAATTGGGCCGTCAAACAGCTGAAATGGCAGCACGGGTAATTGAAGGTGAAGATCCTTCGACCATGTCGATTGAGCAAGCTAAAGAATTAGAATTATACGTAAATGAAGACATGGCGGAAGCGTTGGGCATTGATCCGGGCAGCATCCAAGTGACAGAATAA
- a CDS encoding ABC transporter permease, giving the protein MSVVLGSISEGLLWGLLAMGVYLTYRILNVADMTVEGSFSLGAALVSRLIFEFAMEPWIATLLSFVIGAGAGLITGLLHTKLKVPALIASIITMTGLYSINLRILGQANLPLLSQNTLVTQMRQLIEDKTLAVIVIGLFIVVAIVALLKWFFDTQIGLAIRATGDNYMMSEANGINTDWTKIIGFMVANGLVGLSGGLLAQNNGYADVNMGVGAMVIGLASVVIGEAIGKNITFVKRLLAIVLGSIIYRLLLLLVLELNFNPNDVRLFSALILAVALGVPAVRQHGKKVVKNSITSKEA; this is encoded by the coding sequence ATGAGTGTTGTTTTAGGCAGTATATCAGAAGGATTGTTATGGGGATTATTGGCGATGGGGGTTTACTTAACTTACCGAATCCTAAATGTGGCCGATATGACAGTTGAAGGATCGTTTTCTTTAGGGGCAGCCTTGGTATCACGGTTAATTTTTGAATTTGCCATGGAACCTTGGATTGCCACCTTACTATCATTTGTCATTGGAGCAGGTGCTGGACTAATCACTGGTTTATTACATACGAAATTGAAAGTGCCAGCTTTGATTGCATCTATTATTACCATGACTGGTTTGTACTCTATTAACCTACGTATTTTAGGTCAAGCCAACTTACCATTATTAAGTCAAAATACCTTGGTCACTCAAATGCGTCAATTAATTGAAGACAAGACTTTAGCAGTTATCGTTATTGGTTTATTCATTGTTGTAGCCATCGTGGCCTTACTTAAATGGTTCTTTGATACGCAAATTGGTTTAGCCATCCGTGCCACAGGTGATAACTACATGATGAGTGAAGCCAACGGGATCAATACAGACTGGACAAAGATTATCGGCTTCATGGTAGCCAACGGATTAGTTGGTTTATCAGGTGGTTTATTAGCGCAAAACAACGGCTATGCAGATGTCAACATGGGTGTTGGAGCAATGGTTATCGGTTTAGCCTCAGTAGTCATTGGCGAAGCCATTGGGAAAAACATCACCTTTGTTAAACGCTTATTAGCGATTGTATTAGGGTCAATCATTTACCGTTTACTATTACTATTGGTATTAGAATTAAACTTCAATCCAAACGACGTCCGTCTATTCTCAGCCTTAATCCTAGCCGTAGCGCTTGGGGTACCAGCTGTTCGTCAACACGGTAAAAAAGTTGTGAAAAATTCAATTACAAGTAAAGAAGCGTAG
- a CDS encoding ABC transporter ATP-binding protein: MTSVLTLQNVHKTFEAKTPNENHVLKGVDLKVEKGDFITIIGGNGAGKSTFLNAIAGSLLVDQGAIKIEDKDVTNLTANKRAGLVSRVFQDTRMGTASRLTIEENMAIADRRGHSFGFGRGVNNKQREQFKEALKLLDLGLENRLTAEVGLLSGGQRQALTLLMATLKKPKVLLLDEHTAALDPKTSDMVLKLTEEVIQRDQLTALMITHDMEQAIQMGNRLLMMDNGRILIDISGEEKKQLTVQQLLDMFKKQSGRSLNDDALILG, encoded by the coding sequence ATGACTAGCGTATTAACATTACAAAATGTACATAAAACATTTGAAGCTAAGACACCAAACGAAAACCACGTATTAAAAGGGGTCGATCTAAAGGTGGAAAAAGGGGACTTCATTACGATTATTGGTGGTAACGGGGCCGGAAAATCGACTTTCCTAAATGCCATTGCCGGTTCGCTATTGGTAGACCAAGGGGCTATTAAAATTGAAGATAAAGACGTGACCAACCTAACTGCCAACAAACGCGCAGGCCTAGTATCACGCGTATTCCAAGATACACGGATGGGGACTGCTAGTCGCTTAACTATCGAAGAAAACATGGCTATAGCAGACCGTCGCGGCCACTCATTTGGTTTTGGACGAGGAGTCAACAACAAGCAACGTGAACAATTTAAAGAAGCCTTAAAACTATTGGACTTAGGATTGGAAAACAGATTAACCGCTGAAGTTGGCTTGCTTTCTGGTGGACAACGTCAAGCATTAACATTATTGATGGCGACTTTGAAAAAGCCAAAAGTTTTACTATTAGATGAGCATACAGCCGCCTTAGACCCTAAAACATCGGACATGGTTTTAAAATTAACGGAAGAAGTGATCCAACGAGACCAATTAACAGCCTTGATGATTACACATGATATGGAACAAGCCATCCAAATGGGTAACCGCTTGTTGATGATGGACAATGGCCGCATTTTGATTGATATCTCTGGTGAAGAGAAGAAACAATTAACCGTACAACAATTATTAGACATGTTCAAAAAACAATCAGGACGTTCATTAAACGATGACGCTTTAATACTAGGATGA
- a CDS encoding rhodanese-related sulfurtransferase, whose amino-acid sequence MNNNEFQVLLYYKYVPIKDAEQLAKDELQFCKSIGLKGRILISDEGINGTVSGPKEVTVRYMEHMHAMEEFSDLWFKINETDDYAHKKMFVRYREEIVSLNLEEDLNPNELSGTHLDPADFREAMLDEDTVLLDTRNDYEYDLGHFKGAIRPDIRNFRELPEWVRENKEKFMDKKVLVYCTGGVRCEKFSGWMIREGIENVSQLNGGIENYGQDEETRGDLWEGKMYVFDDRISVPINHVDPSIVGKDYFDGTPCERYVNCGNPECNKQILASVENQEKHLGGCTHECRVHPRNRYVQAKGWSHDEIVARLAAIGEELTVEA is encoded by the coding sequence ATGAATAATAACGAATTCCAGGTACTACTTTACTATAAATATGTACCAATTAAAGACGCAGAACAACTCGCCAAAGACGAATTACAATTCTGTAAATCAATCGGATTAAAAGGCCGTATTTTAATTAGTGATGAAGGGATTAATGGTACTGTATCTGGTCCAAAAGAAGTGACTGTACGCTACATGGAACACATGCACGCTATGGAAGAATTTTCTGACCTATGGTTTAAAATTAACGAAACGGATGACTACGCACACAAAAAAATGTTCGTACGTTACCGTGAAGAAATCGTTTCTTTAAACCTAGAAGAAGATTTAAACCCTAACGAATTATCTGGTACCCACCTAGATCCAGCTGATTTCCGTGAAGCAATGTTAGATGAAGATACTGTTTTATTAGATACACGAAACGACTATGAGTATGATCTTGGTCACTTCAAAGGCGCTATCCGCCCTGATATCCGTAACTTCCGCGAATTACCTGAATGGGTACGCGAAAACAAAGAAAAATTCATGGACAAAAAAGTCCTTGTATACTGTACTGGTGGCGTACGTTGTGAGAAATTCTCTGGTTGGATGATCCGTGAAGGTATCGAAAACGTTAGCCAATTAAACGGTGGTATCGAAAACTACGGTCAAGACGAAGAAACTCGTGGCGACTTATGGGAAGGTAAAATGTACGTCTTTGACGACCGCATCTCTGTACCAATAAACCATGTTGACCCGTCAATCGTTGGTAAAGACTACTTCGACGGTACTCCATGTGAACGTTACGTAAACTGTGGTAACCCAGAATGTAACAAACAAATCTTAGCTTCAGTAGAAAACCAAGAAAAACATCTTGGTGGTTGTACACACGAATGCCGTGTTCACCCACGCAACCGTTACGTACAAGCTAAAGGTTGGTCTCACGATGAAATCGTTGCACGTTTAGCAGCAATCGGTGAAGAACTAACCGTAGAAGCCTAA
- a CDS encoding GNAT family N-acetyltransferase, giving the protein MNHKGTKTIETQHLLLRKFKTSDAKDMFKNWAGNMADTEFVTWDKHQSVSDSKSILEKWDKRKDRSKTYRWCVEDKSSGEAVGEITVTEVHKDTQAADLTFCMGQAYKDQGLAKEALENIVHFLFKEVQMNRLSFDQDSRNKADRELALALNFEYEGLRKAALANNSGISDKALYGAVR; this is encoded by the coding sequence ATGAATCATAAAGGAACCAAGACAATAGAAACACAACATCTATTGTTACGTAAGTTCAAAACAAGTGATGCCAAGGACATGTTTAAGAATTGGGCAGGGAATATGGCAGATACAGAATTTGTTACGTGGGACAAGCACCAATCCGTTTCTGATAGTAAAAGTATTTTAGAGAAATGGGATAAACGCAAGGACAGAAGTAAAACCTACAGATGGTGTGTGGAAGACAAATCTTCTGGAGAAGCGGTAGGTGAAATTACGGTGACTGAAGTGCATAAAGACACCCAGGCTGCCGACTTAACCTTCTGTATGGGTCAAGCCTATAAAGACCAAGGCTTAGCGAAGGAAGCTTTAGAAAATATTGTGCATTTTTTGTTTAAAGAAGTGCAAATGAACCGTTTGTCTTTTGATCAAGATAGTCGAAACAAAGCTGACAGAGAATTGGCTTTAGCCTTAAACTTCGAATATGAAGGGTTACGCAAAGCTGCTTTAGCCAATAATTCAGGTATTTCGGACAAAGCCTTGTATGGTGCTGTAAGATAG
- a CDS encoding amino acid ABC transporter ATP-binding protein: MAETTATAKVIVNDLKKSFGKNEVLKGIDLTINQGEVVCIIGPSGSGKSTFLRCLNRLEDINGGEVLVDGTNIADKSIDINKARQNIGMVFQHFNLFPHLSVLENITLAPTELGKTQKDASKEQALSLLEQVGLADKAEAFPNSLSGGQKQRVAIARALAMNPDIMLFDEPTSALDPEMVGDVLNVMKDLAKEGMTMVVVTHEMGFAREVADRVIFMDGGYVVEEGKPEDIFSNPQHNRTKEFLDKVL; this comes from the coding sequence ATGGCTGAAACAACAGCAACTGCAAAAGTTATTGTAAATGATTTAAAGAAAAGCTTCGGTAAAAATGAGGTCCTTAAAGGGATTGACTTAACCATTAACCAAGGTGAGGTAGTTTGTATCATCGGACCATCAGGGTCTGGTAAATCAACATTCTTACGTTGTTTAAACCGTTTAGAAGACATCAACGGTGGTGAAGTTTTAGTAGATGGCACAAATATTGCCGACAAATCTATCGATATTAATAAAGCACGTCAAAATATCGGCATGGTGTTCCAACACTTTAACCTATTCCCACATTTAAGCGTTTTGGAGAATATTACCCTAGCGCCAACCGAATTAGGTAAGACACAAAAAGATGCCAGCAAAGAACAAGCTTTGTCTTTATTAGAGCAAGTAGGCTTAGCGGATAAAGCAGAAGCTTTTCCAAACTCTTTATCTGGTGGACAAAAACAACGTGTGGCTATCGCCCGCGCTTTAGCAATGAATCCTGACATCATGTTGTTTGATGAACCAACATCAGCACTTGACCCAGAGATGGTTGGTGACGTATTAAACGTTATGAAAGACCTTGCTAAAGAAGGTATGACCATGGTCGTTGTAACACATGAGATGGGATTTGCCCGAGAAGTAGCGGATCGTGTGATCTTCATGGACGGCGGATACGTTGTTGAAGAAGGTAAACCTGAAGATATCTTCAGTAACCCACAACACAACCGTACAAAAGAATTCTTAGATAAAGTTTTATAA
- a CDS encoding YitT family protein, protein MKKVLASLDIQQLFIITLGTLSMTIGLYFFLVPDSLVGGGTGGMAQVFAPFIPLPYSVILFAINMVLLVIGIMVIGKEFGGTTLYSVILYSGFYALFERFVPVTGAVADDPLVNLILGQVLLSTGVGLVFNAGATTGGVDIIAKIMNMYLPISFATGVMISDMTILFANMVVFGIERGLYATIGVLLANVVVDRVITGGSARYNVNITSEMAGEINDFILIELARATTIYTAKGGYTKKTRAVITTVVDREELLRLKNFVTEIDSNAFMYVSPVSEVTGRGFSFEVRKKQSRIAKLREHALKGKNSSIKN, encoded by the coding sequence TTGAAAAAAGTACTAGCATCTTTAGATATTCAGCAATTATTCATCATCACTTTGGGGACATTAAGCATGACCATTGGTTTGTATTTCTTCTTAGTACCTGATTCCCTTGTCGGTGGAGGTACTGGAGGTATGGCGCAGGTATTTGCACCTTTTATTCCACTACCTTATTCAGTGATCCTCTTTGCCATTAATATGGTCTTACTGGTCATTGGGATTATGGTGATTGGTAAGGAGTTTGGTGGGACAACCCTGTATTCTGTCATCCTCTATTCAGGATTTTATGCCTTGTTCGAACGGTTTGTACCAGTGACAGGGGCAGTTGCTGATGATCCCTTGGTCAACTTGATTTTGGGTCAAGTCCTCCTTTCAACTGGTGTCGGCCTGGTTTTTAATGCTGGTGCCACAACTGGTGGGGTAGATATTATTGCCAAAATAATGAACATGTACCTACCTATCAGCTTTGCGACAGGGGTCATGATTTCTGATATGACCATCTTGTTTGCGAATATGGTGGTATTTGGGATTGAACGTGGTTTGTATGCCACAATCGGGGTCCTACTGGCCAATGTCGTTGTTGACCGCGTTATCACTGGTGGTTCTGCAAGATACAACGTGAATATTACGTCAGAAATGGCTGGGGAAATCAACGATTTTATTTTGATAGAATTGGCCCGTGCGACAACAATCTATACGGCTAAGGGTGGTTATACGAAGAAAACGCGGGCAGTTATTACAACGGTAGTTGACCGGGAAGAGTTACTACGTCTGAAAAATTTTGTTACTGAAATAGATAGCAATGCTTTTATGTATGTATCGCCAGTATCTGAAGTGACTGGGCGCGGATTCTCCTTTGAAGTGAGGAAAAAACAGTCTCGAATTGCTAAACTAAGAGAGCATGCTTTGAAAGGAAAAAATTCTAGTATCAAGAATTAG
- a CDS encoding helix-turn-helix domain-containing protein — protein sequence MTKVKLEGELLEAIAVNTFQKHLSLSYHDERRTMMLKSYNNIPSLEQIGMDLAEYSRITASMHYHDHFEILFYLGNQCQFIVNDISYTLYNGDILIIPPNTPHLMTSEEGINNTRFICMVPEMLIDQYAMVNDNLYEDIIRFYNEPGHYRLDKENLDKTITHLNKILTYSDEEVEETTFATAFHLYHSLMNVYHAKKIPSMSGDYKEDKHFSHIIYYIDQHFKESDLQLDRITQVFDISPYYLSKLFRKEMNQNFHEYLIEKRANYAAQLIDHMSTNKMSLQDISNASGFGDYSTFYRSFKKVFNTSPKKYAQQNTQTIL from the coding sequence ATGACGAAAGTTAAATTAGAAGGTGAACTCTTGGAAGCAATTGCCGTTAATACATTTCAGAAACATTTATCTCTTAGCTATCATGATGAACGACGCACAATGATGCTTAAATCTTATAATAATATCCCTTCGCTTGAGCAAATTGGTATGGATCTTGCAGAATACTCTAGAATTACTGCCAGTATGCATTATCATGACCATTTTGAAATTCTATTTTACTTAGGTAATCAATGTCAGTTTATCGTTAATGATATCAGTTACACACTTTACAATGGTGATATTCTGATCATTCCACCTAACACTCCGCATTTAATGACTAGTGAAGAAGGTATTAATAATACTCGTTTTATTTGCATGGTGCCTGAGATGTTGATTGATCAATATGCTATGGTAAATGATAATCTTTATGAAGATATTATTCGCTTTTATAATGAACCGGGGCATTACCGTTTAGATAAAGAAAATCTGGATAAGACAATTACTCATTTAAATAAAATTCTTACTTATAGTGATGAAGAAGTAGAAGAAACTACCTTCGCAACTGCTTTTCACCTATACCATTCATTGATGAACGTCTACCATGCGAAGAAAATCCCGTCTATGTCTGGTGATTATAAAGAGGACAAACACTTTAGTCACATCATCTACTATATTGATCAACACTTTAAAGAATCTGACTTACAATTAGACCGGATTACACAAGTATTTGATATTTCGCCATATTATTTATCAAAACTATTCCGTAAAGAAATGAACCAAAACTTCCACGAATATTTGATTGAGAAACGTGCCAACTATGCTGCACAATTAATCGATCATATGAGCACCAACAAAATGTCCTTACAAGACATATCCAACGCATCAGGATTCGGAGATTATTCTACTTTCTACCGTTCATTCAAGAAGGTATTCAACACCTCTCCGAAGAAGTATGCACAACAAAATACGCAGACTATTCTTTAA
- the purB gene encoding adenylosuccinate lyase codes for MIPRYTRPEMGQIWSQENKYASWLEVEILATEAWAALGEVPKEDAQAIREKATFDTKRVEEIEKETRHDVVAFTRNVSESLGEERKWVHYGLTSTDVVDTAQGYQLKQANDLIRKDLDRFLQVLKARAIEHKYTVTMGRTHGVHAEPTTFGLKVARWYSECKRNIQRFEAAARGVEAGKISGAVGTYANVPPFIETYVCEHLGINPQEISTQILPRDLHAEYISSLALIATMIENIATEVRSLQKSETREVEEFFAKGQKGSSAMPHKRNPIGSENMAGLARVVRGHVMTAYENVTLWHERDISHSSAERIILPDTTILVDYMLNRFANIMEKLTVFPENMKRNMDATHGLIYSQRVLLKLVDAGLSREAAYDLVQPLTAIAWDEGKHFKGLVEANEEITSHLDQAAIDDAFDYHYHIQKVDGIFEKLGLVED; via the coding sequence ATGATACCTAGATATACCCGTCCTGAAATGGGGCAAATCTGGTCACAAGAAAATAAATATGCCTCTTGGTTGGAAGTTGAAATTCTTGCAACAGAGGCATGGGCAGCCTTAGGGGAAGTCCCTAAAGAGGATGCGCAAGCTATTCGTGAAAAGGCCACTTTTGATACAAAACGAGTGGAAGAAATTGAAAAAGAAACCCGTCATGATGTGGTTGCCTTTACCCGTAATGTGTCTGAATCATTGGGCGAAGAACGTAAATGGGTGCATTATGGCTTAACGTCTACTGATGTTGTGGATACAGCTCAAGGTTACCAATTAAAACAAGCAAATGATTTAATTCGTAAAGATTTAGACCGATTCTTGCAGGTGTTAAAAGCACGTGCGATTGAACATAAATACACGGTTACAATGGGTCGTACCCACGGTGTGCATGCTGAACCAACGACTTTTGGTTTGAAAGTAGCGCGTTGGTATTCAGAATGTAAACGAAATATCCAACGATTTGAAGCAGCTGCGCGAGGTGTTGAAGCAGGTAAAATTTCTGGTGCAGTAGGTACTTACGCCAATGTACCGCCATTTATTGAAACTTATGTATGTGAACACTTAGGCATTAACCCACAAGAGATTTCAACGCAAATCCTACCACGTGACTTACACGCTGAATATATTTCATCACTCGCTTTAATTGCTACAATGATAGAAAATATTGCGACAGAAGTCCGTTCGCTACAAAAATCGGAAACGCGGGAAGTGGAAGAATTCTTTGCAAAAGGGCAAAAAGGTTCAAGCGCTATGCCACATAAGCGTAACCCAATCGGTTCAGAAAACATGGCTGGATTAGCCCGTGTCGTTCGTGGTCACGTCATGACTGCCTATGAAAACGTGACTTTATGGCATGAAAGAGATATCTCTCATTCATCTGCTGAACGGATTATTCTACCAGATACAACAATCTTAGTAGATTATATGTTAAATCGTTTCGCAAACATTATGGAAAAACTCACCGTCTTCCCTGAAAATATGAAACGCAACATGGATGCTACTCACGGTTTAATCTACTCACAACGTGTATTGCTAAAATTGGTTGATGCAGGCTTATCACGCGAAGCAGCCTACGATTTAGTTCAACCATTAACAGCAATCGCTTGGGATGAAGGCAAGCACTTTAAAGGGCTTGTAGAAGCCAATGAAGAAATCACTAGTCACCTAGATCAAGCAGCTATTGATGACGCCTTTGACTACCATTACCACATCCAAAAAGTAGATGGCATCTTCGAAAAATTAGGACTAGTAGAAGATTAG